The Aminivibrio pyruvatiphilus sequence GGGAAAATGCAGAGCAGGGAGGCCAGTACGATCAGGACTGCCGGCATGTTCTTCATGATATTCCCTCCTTTTCCGTTTCCATCGTCCACCCCTCCGCCGGGGGGAATATTTCTTCAAGGTCCGGGGCTGCATATTCCGAGATGCAGCGGGTGACGCATTCCGAGCGGATCACCAGGCGGCACAGCCGCTCCTGCTCGGAAGAAACGTTAATTCCCGCAGGGCCGTTCAGAACTACGGGAACTCCGCCTTCGGCCCTGATCTCGTCCCGGGCCCTGGTCGTCTCCCAGTCGGCGAGGGCGGCAAGGTTCAGGTATTTTCCTGCGGCGAGGTGGCCGGAGTCCCATTCACTCTTTCGCAGGGCGACGGAGGCCGTGCGGGCGAGGATCTCCAGGGTCGGCAGGTCCATGGTGGCCGTTCCGGCGAGAGGGGCGGACACCGCCACGAAGGCGGTCAGCCTGTCGCCGTCCCAGAGGGGAAAGATCCGGTTCATGGCATCAAGCCCTTCCACCGACGAGAGAGCGGGTACTTCCATGAAAGCGAAGAGCCGTTTCGACTCTTCCAGGGAAAAGGACCCCTGCCGTTCTCCTTCGAGGAGTCCCACGGGAAAGCCGGCGAAGGTGCCTTTTTTCTCCAGGAGCCCCTCCCTCTTTGAGGCGAAATGGACATATCCCCCGGCGGCGGGCTGCCAGGCCACGAGAAGGGACCGGGGAGCCTGGGCCATCTCTGTAAAGATGTCCAGTATCTGGAGCAGGAGGTCCTCCTTGGAGGTCTGTTCCATAAAATTCAGCGCGGCCTCGTGAAGGGCGTTGAGCAGGAAGGCCCTGCGGGTGAGCTCCGAGATGTTCCGCTCCCGCTCTTCCCTTAGGCTTCCAAGAGAGAGGGCCTTTGAGGCCACGTTTCCGAGAAGTTCCATGAAGTTGAAGGCCTCTTCGCCTGGGATCTTCTCCCATTTGAGGAAGCAGAAAAGGCGGAAGGCCCCTCCGGGGATGGGGAGGACGGCGGACCAGTCATCGGCCAGCGAGTCGAAAACGCTGTCCCCCAGGAGTTCCCGCTGCTGGGGTTCCACCCTCACGGGGACGGGAGAGAGAATGTCCCGGGCGAAAATGCCCTTCCTCGGCGGCAGGAGCATCTCCTCCCCTTCGAGGAGGGACAGGGTTTCTCCGTCGTCGAGCAGCAGGGAAAACCGGGAGGGGAAGAGGCTTTCCTGCACCACGTCGTGGAGAAAGGCGCCGAAGTAGTTCACTCCCATGGGCTCGAAGACGGAGGCGAGGGTGTTCTTCGTGGCCAGAACCATGTAGGCCAGCCGGGAGAGCCGCTCCTCCACGCCGGCGGTCTTCTGGTGGAGCTGCCAGAGGTTGATGAGCCCGGCGAAGGAGGGCATTTCCTCCATTATTTCCGGGGTCGGCTCGTCACCGAGAAGAACAAAAAAGCACCACCCCATCCCTCTGAGTCTCACTGCCCACGGCCACTCTCCCGAAAGGGGGGCTGAGAAGACATCGAAGGATGTCCTGAGGGGGGGGGACGGAAAGGCTGAGCCGGCGATACCGGCCGCTCCTTCCAGGAACAGGCTGTTCATGGGCGTGCCGAAAGCGTCGAGTACCGCCAGGTCATTCCCTTCCGGACGGGCTATCAATCCACGGGAGGTGCGTCCGGCGAGATATTCCGAAAGAAGCACCAGAACGCCGCCGTCCAGGATAAAATTCGTCTTTTCGAAAAGCTCTTTCATAAATGGTCAACTCCCCTTTATAAAGGGTAGGAATGAGTCTTTCCGTTCCCTATAGCGGAAAAACTGCTTCAATGGTATCGTAAAGACAGAAATGGCGCCACTACAAATTGATGACGTCACAGGGCGTTGTCCGCATCTGCGGGGTGTTCGTCTGTGCTTTGGAGCGACAGAAAAGAAAAACCGGGGCCCGTCCCCCATCCGGGTGAGGAGAAGAGGCGCTTTTTTCGCGTGGAGTGCGTTCTCCGTACGGAATTCCGGCTTCGGGACCACGGGGTCTGGGTCCCCGCCGAAGTGCTTGATCTCAGCGTAGCCGGAATGAAGGTCCGGTTCGATCCTTTCTTCAGGGGGAAAACCCTTCCCCCGGAGCGGTTCGAGTGGGCGGAATGTACCTTCCGTTTCCCTGTGAACGGAAGCTTTTTCCAGATAGAAGGCTGCTTTCTCCGGGTCTACCAGAGAGAGGCGGGCCGTTTCACCGCAGGCGTGGAGTTTTCCGATCCCTCGCCGGAACAGCAGTTCAAGCTCGTGGAGCTCTACGGGATCTTCCGGAGGAAAAGTGCCGATATCCCGTGACAAAAACGGAACCGTTCAGCACCTGCCACCAATACTTATCTTCGTGAAGGGGGCCGGAACAATGAACACGGTACGAGGAAGGATTTTAGCTTCGTTTCTTGCGCTTGGATTGCTGCTTCTCGGAGGAGTGAGCTTCG is a genomic window containing:
- a CDS encoding PilZ domain-containing protein; this translates as MLWSDRKEKPGPVPHPGEEKRRFFRVECVLRTEFRLRDHGVWVPAEVLDLSVAGMKVRFDPFFRGKTLPPERFEWAECTFRFPVNGSFFQIEGCFLRVYQREAGRFTAGVEFSDPSPEQQFKLVELYGIFRRKSADIP